One Salvia splendens isolate huo1 chromosome 12, SspV2, whole genome shotgun sequence genomic window carries:
- the LOC121757131 gene encoding E3 ubiquitin-protein ligase UPL1-like isoform X3 has protein sequence MKLKRRRALEVPLKIKSFINNVTAAPLEKIEEPLKSFSWEFDKGDFHHWVDLFNHFDTFFEKFIKPRKDLQLEENFLESDPPFPRDSVLQILRVIRVILENCTNKHFYSSYEHHLSSLLASTDADVVEACLQTLAAFLKKSIGKYIIRDVSLNSRLFSFAQGWGGKEEGLGLIPCALQHISDPIALELGSTLHFEFYSVNEEASVEPTSTEQKTRGLQVIHMPDVNASKESNLELLNKLVVDCKVPHNLRFSLLTRLRFARAFSSLEARQQYTCIRLYAFVVLVQACSDTDDLVSFFNAEPEFINELVTMLSYEDVVPEKIRILSLLSLVALCQDRSRQPTVLTAVTSGGHRGILSSLMQKAIGSVVNNSSKWSVVFAEALLSLVTVLVSSSSGCSAMREAGFIPTLLPLLKDTDPQHLHLVSTAVHVLEAFMDYSNPAAALFRDLGGLDDTISRLMVEVSHVENGIKQQSTSGDLESSEYGGSEIGTSASAELDSLQPLYSEALVSYHRRLLMKALLRAISLGTYAPGTTARMYGTEESLLPHCLCIIFKRAKDFGGGVFSLAATVMSDVIHKDPTCFSILEAAGLPSAFMDAIMDGVLCSAEAITCIPQCLDALCLNNNGLQAVKDRNALRCFVRVFTSKQYLRALAADTSGSLSNGLDELMRHASSLRGPGVDMLIEVLTKIAKIGSGLDSAYPSTECPSSSQPVPMETEPDNKDVVSADDRDPSKPGSSEPFSELAPDSSLSNIESFLPDCISNAARLLETILQNSDTCRIFVEKKGIECVLELFSLPLLPPSVSLGQSVAVAFKNFSAQHSASLARAVCSFLREHLKSTDELLSSIKGSHLAQVEVSQRVKILKSLSTLEGILSLSNSLLKGATTIVSELGSADADVLKDLGKAYREILWQVSLCCELKVEEKRNVEVEPENADTGPSNVAGRESDDDANIPSIRYMNPVSIRNSSHPQWGVERDFLSVVRSSEVFSRRTRHGIARLRGGRTGRQFEALQIDPEAGASSTEAQPHGTKKKSPEVLVSDNLNKLASTMRSFFTALVKAFTLPNRRRTETGSLSSASKSIGTALAKVFLEALGFPDPNSGVDISLSVKCRYLGKVVDDMVALTFDSRRRTCYTAMINKFYVHGTFKELLTTFDATSQLLWNVPYAISTSGAEHEKSADGRKLSQSSWLLDTLQSYCRELEYFVNSGLLLSSTSASQAQLLVQPVVVGLSIGLFPVPRDPEAFVRMLQSQVLDVILPVWTHPMFPNCSPGFITSIISLITHVYNGVSDAKQNRNGLPGTASQRFMPPPPDEATIATIVEMGFSRARAEEALRRVETNSVEMAMEWLFSHAEDPVQEDDELARALALSLGNSAETHKVDGADKSSDASAEEGQAKPPPVDYILAVAMKLFQGCDSMAFPLTDLLGTLCNRSKGEDRSKVISYIVQQLKLCPLDFSKDSCALGMISHTLALLLSEDGSTREIAAQNGIVSIAVDILINFMERTEVPQELLFPKCISALLLILDDLVQSRPKISGDTDEATVPGALSGLSGNQAPSEAIKENSLPADECKDEPAKDSPAFEKLLGKPTGYLTMEESHKVLGIACDLIKRHVPPIIMQAVLQLCARLTKSHALAVQFLESGGMIALFSLPRSCFFPGYDTLASAIVRHLLEDPQTLQTAMELEIRQTLSGSRHGGRILARTFLTSMAPVISRDPEIFMRAVAAVCQLETSGGRYIIVLSKDKEKKASSFDTGVSTNECIRLTENKVDGSIKSSKAHKKVSANLTQVIDHLLEIVSTYPPYHGDDDWAGHASAMDIDEPANKVKGKLKVNETVKIGTDSQSEKSAALSKVTFVLKLLSDIVLMYVHVVGVILKRDLEMCQQRGASHIECPGQGGIVHHVLHRLLPLAIDKSAGPDEWRDKLSEKASWFLVVLAGRSSEGRRRVVNELVKALSLFTNVDSNSSSSSLLPDKKVFAFVDLVYSILSKNSSAANLPGSGCSPDIAKSMIDGGIVHCLSGILQVNDLDHPDAPKVVNLILKSLESLTRAANASEQISRADTLSRKKVNGPNGRSDSQGVGATASQQLQSSAENRSSEQGLSGNASSEAVLPDNSRDNGDQNANPNQSEEQEMRIEDPTTDTPLDLGDDYMREDMEESGALPNGEQIEMSFHVENRGDDDMNEEDDMGDDGEDDDDGEDEDEDIAEDGTGLMSLADTDVEDHDDTGLGDDYNDMVDDEDDDFHENRVIEVRWREALDGLDHLQVLGQPGAGGGLIDVSAEAFEGVNVDDFFGIRRSFGFERRRQANRTSYERSVTEGNGLQHPLLSRPSNSGDLFSMWSSAGNSSRDAEGLSAESLRGSGRRGPGDGRWTDDGQPQGGGQAAAIAQAVEEQFVSQLSNTGPAESASERLSQNQVLPERQEGDPVVATDNQLAIEEVNPDIVAEQAGYRHQAIEVQPSDIGLDIMETGDGNAIGTEPLETPGSVAQDVVPFDRTSSGVVPSQAEDFDRSPGPDSQSSCHAILVGEPDMAGPGSHASSVPESADVDMNNATDVERDQVGSGLPPSGASLEEPSTQLVAQDAGQTDEASLNGEASNANAIDPTFLEALPEDLRAEVLASQQAQSAPAPTYAPPRVEDIDPEFLAALPPDIQAEVLAQQRAQRIAQQSEGQPVDMDNASIIATFPADLREEVLLTSSEALLSALPSPLLAEAQMLRDRAMSHYHARSLFGSSQRLNTRGNRFGFDRQTVMDRGVGVNIGRRASSVSENLKLNELEGEPLLDANGLKALIRLLRLAQPLGKGLLQRLLLNLCSHNDTRAILVRLLLDMIKPETVSIMGAVTSMNTQRLYGCQSDVVYGRSQLCDGVPPLVLRRVLEILTYLATNHSGVASLLFHFESSTIPDFAHTNQSEGKNAKGKEKITAGEHHVYVSESSENKDVPLILLLRLLSEPLFLRSIAHLEQVMGLLQVVVYAAASKVDIQINTEETAPPAENPPGNETTTETRTDSHVSLVESSQLDQSASASKSDGQRSIRTYDIFLLLPHSDLQNLCALLGHEGLSDKVYTLAGDVLRKLASVAAAHRKFFVVELSELAHRLSSSAANELITLRDTHMLGLSAGSMAGAAVLRVLQILSSLTSVGDDSDSDKAKERNASDKERVNDEEQEEHATMWKLNVALEPLWEELSESISSMESELNQSPQSSVASNISMGDHIQGSSSASPPLPPGTQRLLPFVEGFFVLCEKLQANSSILQQDQSNVTAREVKESGGSSVPSSIKSVDAYRIFDGSVTFVRFAEKHRRLLNAFVRQNPGLLEKSLSMLLKAPRLIDFDNKRAYFRSRIRQQHDQHLSGPLRISVRRAYILEDSYNQLRMRPNQDLKGRLNVHFQGEEGIDAGGLTREWYQLLSRVIFDKGALLFTTVGNNSTFQPNPNSVYQTEHLSYFRFIGRVVAKALFDGQLLDVYFTRSFYKHILGVKVTYHDIEAVDPDYYKNLKWMLENDVSDIPDLTFSMDADEEKHILYEKTEVTDYELKPGGRNTRVTEETKHEYVDLVADHILTNAIRPQISSFLDGFNELVPRELISIFNDKELELLISGLPEIDLADLKANTEYTGYTSASNVVQWFWEVVEAFNKEDMARLLQFVTGTSKVPLEGFKALQGISGPQKFQIHKAYGAPERLPSAHTCFNQLDLPEYSSKEQLQERLLLAIHEASEGFGFG, from the exons ATGAAGTTGAAGCGGAGAAGGGCGCTTGAAGTG CCTTTGAAGATTAAATCCTTTATCAACAATGTGACTGCTGCACCCCTTGAGAAAATAGAGGAACCGCTTAAAAGTTTTTCTTGGGAATTTGACAAG GGAGATTTCCATCATTGGGTCGACTTGTTTAATCACTTCGACACCTTTTTTGAGAAATTCATTAAACCAAGGAAGGATTTGCAACTTGAGGAGAACTTTTTAGAATCAGATCCACCTTTTCCACGGGATTCCGTTCTTCAGATTCTCCGTGTCATAAGAGTGATATTAGAAAACTGCACTAATAAGCATTTCTACAGCTCTTATGAG CATCACTTGTCATCTCTTCTTGCTTCCACCGATGCAGATGTCGTGGAGGCTTGTCTGCAGACTTTGGCTGCATTTCTGAAAAAATCCATTGGAAAGTATATAATAAGGGATGTTTCACTAAATTCAAGATTATTTTCCTTTGCTCAGGGATGGGGGGGTAAAGAAGAAGGTCTTGGATTGATTCCATGTGCTTTACAGCATATATCTGACCCTATTGCTCTTGAGTTGGGTAGCACTCTGCATTTTGAATTTTATTCTGTGAATGAAGAAGCTTCAGTTGAACCTACTTCTACAGAACAGAAAACAAGGGGTTTACAAGTTATACACATGCCTGATGTGAATGCAAGCAAAGAGTCTAATCTTGAACTTCTGAATAAATTAGTTGTAGATTGTAAAGTTCCCCATAACTTGAGATTTTCTCTTTTGACAAGGTTGAGGTTTGCTAGGGCTTTCAGCTCCCTAGAAGCAAGGCAGCAATATACTTGTATCCGCCTCTATGCCTTTGTGGTTCTTGTTCAAGCATGCAGTGATACTGATGACCTTGTTTCTTTCTTCAATGCTGAGCCAGAGTTCATCAATGAATTGGTTACTATGTTAAGCTATGAAGATGTAGTTCCAGAAAAGATTCGAATTTTAAGTCTTCTTTCCCTGGTTGCTCTTTGTCAAGATAGGTCACGTCAGCCTACTGTACTGACAGCTGTGACATCTGGTGGACATCGTGGCATTCTCTCCAGCCTTATGCAAAAGGCAATTGGCTCAGTTGTAAATAATTCATCAAAGTGGTCTGTTGTTTTTGCTGAGGCTCTGTTGTCTCTAGTTACAGTTTTGGTATCATCTTCATCAGGTTGCTCAGCCATGCGTGAAGCTGGATTTATCCCCACTCTTCTACCTCTATTAAAAGATACTGACCCTCAGCATTTGCATTTGGTTAGCACAGCTGTACATGTTTTGGAAGCCTTCATGGATTACAGCAATCCAGCTGCTGCTCTTTTTCGGGACTTGGGAGGCCTTGATGATACCATTTCACGTCTAATGGTAGAAGTATCTCATGTTGAAAATGGTATAAAGCAACAAAGTACTTCTGGAGACCTTGAAAGTTCGGAGTATGGTGGTTCTGAGATAGGTACAAGTGCTTCTGCTGAGCTTGATAGTCTGCAGCCTCTTTACTCCGAGGCACTGGTTTCCTATCACCGCCGGCTGTTGATGAAAGCCTTATTGCGTGCTATATCACTTGGAACTTATGCTCCTGGAACAACAGCTCGTATGTATGGTACAGAAGAGAGCTTGTTGCCGCATTGCTTGTGTATAATATTCAAACGGGCTAAAGATTTTGGTGGGGGTGTATTTTCACTTGCAGCTACTGTAATGAGTGATGTAATTCACAAAGATCCTACCTGTTTTTCTATCCTAGAAGCAGCAGGTCTTCCTTCTGCCTTTATGGATGCCATAATGGATGGTGTTCTTTGCTCGGCTGAGGCTATTACTTGCATACCACAGTGTCTTGATGCATTGTGTTTGAACAACAACGGTCTTCAGGCTGTGAAAGACCGCAATGCTCTGAGGTGCTTCGTAAGAGTCTTCACTTCCAAACAGTACCTGCGAGCTCTCGCTGCTGATACATCTGGTTCCTTATCAAATGGCCTGGATGAACTCATGCGACATGCTTCCTCTTTGCGGGGACCGGGTGTAGACATGCTGATTGAGGTATTGACAAAAATTGCTAAAATAGGATCTGGACTTGACTCGGCATATCCATCTACAGAATGCCCAAGCAGCTCTCAACCTGTTCCAATGGAAACTGAACCTGATAACAAAGATGTGGTTTCTGCTGATGACAGAGATCCATCCAAGCCTGGAAGTTCTGAGCCATTTTCAGAGTTGGCCCCTGATTCATCATTATCAAATATTGAATCATTTTTGCCTGATTGTATAAGCAATGCTGCTCGTCTTCTAGAAACAATTCTTCAGAATTCTGATACTTGCCGTATATTCGTTGAGAAGAAGGGAATTGAATGTGTCCTGGAATTGTTTTCTTTACCTCTGTTGCCTCCTTCAGTATCTCTCGGTCAAAGTGTAGCTGTTGCTTTTAAAAATTTCTCTGCTCAACATTCTGCTTCACTTGCTCGTGCAGTATGTTCTTTCCTAAGGGAACATTTGAAGTCAACAGATGAACTTTTGAGTTCAATTAAGGGATCCCACCTTGCTCAGGTGGAAGTTTCTCAGAGAGTAAAGATCTTGAAGAGCCTCTCTACTTTGGAAGGAATCTTATCTCTTTCCAATTCTTTGTTAAAAGGAGCAACCACCATTGTTTCTGAACTAGGTTCTGCAGATGCAGATGTATTGAAAGACCTTGGGAAAGCTTATAGGGAAATTCTGTGGCAAGTATCTCTATGCTGTGAGTTGAAGGTGGAGGAGAAACGAAATGTCGAAGTGGAGCCTGAAAATGCAGATACTGGCCCATCTAATGTTGCTGGAAGGGAGAGTGATGATGATGCTAATATTCCATCTATTAGATACATGAATCCTGTGTCAATCAGAAATAGTTCTCACCCACAGTGGGGAGTCGAACGTGACTTCTTATCTGTGGTCCGCTCAAGTGAGGTTTTCAGTCGCCGCACTCGACATGGTATTGCTCGTCTTCGTGGTGGTAGGACCGGTAGGCAGTTCGAAGCCTTACAAATTGATCCTGAAGCTGGAGCGAGTAGTACCGAGGCTCAGCCCCATGGAACAAAGAAGAAAAGTCCAGAAGTACTGGTCTCAGATAACCTTAATAAGCTTGCTTCAACCATGCGATCTTTCTTCACCGCACTTGTGAAAgcttttactttaccaaatcGTCGGAGGACTGAAACTGGATCCTTAAGTTCTGCTTCAAAGAGTATTGGAACAGCCCTAGCGAAAGTTTTTCTTGAGGCCCTGGGTTTTCCGGATCCCAACTCCGGGGTTGATATCTCATTGTCTGTCAAGTGTCGCTATCTAGGAAAGGTTGTTGACGACATGGTTGCTCTCACATTTGATAGCAGGCGGCGAACTTGTTACACTGCAATGATTAACAAATTTTATGTCCATGGTACCTTCAAGGAGCTTCTTACAACATTTGACGCAACGAGTCAGCTGTTGTGGAATGTTCCTTATGCAATTTCCACATCAGGTGCGGAGCATGAGAAGAGTGCTGATGGGAGGAAACTTTCTCAGAGTTCGTGGCTCCTTGATACGTTGCAGAGTTATTGTCGAGAGCTTGAGTATTTTGTAAATTCTGGGCTTCTATTGTCATCAACATCAGCATCCCAGGCTCAGCTTCTTGTTCAGCCTGTTGTGGTTGGTCTATCCATTGGGCTGTTCCCTGTTCCCAGGGACCCAGAAGCCTTTGTTCGCATGTTGCAGTCGCAAGTTCTGGATGTGATACTTCCTGTCTGGACCCACCCAATGTTTCCCAATTGTAGTCCTGGTTTCATCACCTCCATCATTTCCCTAATCACTCATGTATACAATGGTGTTAGTGATGCAAAACAAAATCGCAATGGATTACCTGGAACAGCGAGCCAACGGTTCATGCCGCCTCCACCGGATGAGGCTACAATTGCTACTATTGTTGAAATGGGGTTTTCCAGAGCAAGGGCTGAGGAGGCACTTAGACGAGTGGAAACAAATAGTGTTGAGATGGCAATGGAATGGTTGTTTAGTCATGCTGAAGATCCTGTGCAAGAGGATGATGAGCTAGCTCGTGCCCTGGCCTTATCCCTAGGAAATTCTGCAGAAACGCATAAAGTTGACGGGGCTGATAAGTCCTCTGATGCTTCGGCTGAAGAGGGTCAGGCAAAACCCCCTCCAGTGGATTATATCCTTGCTGTGGCAATGAAATTATTTCAAGGTTGTGATTCAATGGCATTCCCCTTGACAGATTTACTGGGGACTCTTTGTAATAGGAGCAAGGGGGAAGATCGCTCAAAAGTAATTTCTTATATTGTTCAGCAGCTAAAGCTTTGCCCACTTGACTTCTCCAAAGATAGCTGTGCATTGGGTATGATTTCACATACTTTGGCATTACTTCTTTCAGAAGATGGAAGTACCCGGGAAATTGCGGCACAAAATGGGATTGTCTCAATTGCGGTAGATATCTTGATTAATTTTATGGAGAGGACAGAGGTGCCCCAAGAGCTTCTTTTCCCCAAATGCATCAGTGCATTACTTCTTATCTTGGATGATTTGGTGCAGTCTAGGCCTAAGATATCTGGTGATACTGATGAGGCAACAGTTCCTGGAGCTTTATCTGGCTTGTCAGGAAATCAAGCACCATCCGAAGCAATAAAAGAAAATTCATTACCTGCTGACGAATGTAAAGATGAACCTGCTAAGGATAGCCCTGCCTTTGAAAAACTTCTTGGAAAGCCAACGGGTTACTTGACAATGGAGGAGAGTCATAAAGTACTTGGAATTGCTTGTGACCTGATAAAAAGACATGTACCCCCAATTATTATGCAGGCCGTACTTCAGTTATGTGCTCGCTTGACAAAATCACATGCTCTGGCTGTACAATTTCTTGAAAGTGGTGGTATGATTGCCCTCTTTAGCCTTCCAAGAAGTTGTTTTTTTCCTGGGTATGACACCTTAGCATCTGCTATTGTTAGACATCTTCTAGAGGATCCTCAGACACTGCAAACAGCTATGGAATTGGAGATACGCCAAACACTGAGTGGAAGCAGACATGGAGGGCGTATATTGGCTAGAACATTTTTGACATCTATGGCACCTGTTATATCCAGAGATCCGGAGATTTTTATGAGAGCAGTGGCTGCTGTCTGTCAGTTGGAAACATCAGGAGGGAGGTACATTATAGTGCTAtctaaagataaagagaaaaaagcTTCCAGTTTTGACACTGGAGTATCTACTAATGAATGCATTAGACTAACTGAAAATAAGGTTGATGGGTCTATTAAGTCTTCCAAAGCCCACAAAAAGGTATCAGCAAATCTTACTCAAGTCATTGATCACCTACTTGAGATTGTGTCAACTTATCCTCCATACCATGGTGATGATGACTGGGCTGGGCATGCTAGTGCTATGGATATAGATGAACCAGCTAACAAAGTGAAGGGTAAATTGAAGGTTAATGAAACAGTAAAGATTGGAACAGACAGTCAGTCAGAGAAATCAGCTGCTCTTTCTAAAGTGACTTTTGTTCTGAAGCTATTGAGCGATATTGTGCTTATGTATGTTCACGTTGTCGGAGTAATCTTGAAACGAGATCTGGAAATGTGCCAACAACGTGGGGCTAGTCATATCGAATGTCCTGGACAGGGGGGCATAGTTCATCATGTTTTACATCGTCTTCTTCCCTTGGCGATAGATAAGTCTGCTGGCCCTGATGAATGGAGAGACAAGCTCTCTGAAAAAGCTTCATGGTTTTTGGTTGTATTGGCTGGCCGCTCTAGTGAGGGAAGGAGAAGGGTAGTGAATGAACTTGTAAAAGCTTTGTCTTTATTCACAAATGTTGATAGCAATTCTTCTAGTAGCAGCTTGTTACCTGATAAGAAAGTGTTTGCTTTTGTTGATTTGGTCTACTCCATTCTGTCAAAGAATTCTTCGGCTGCCAACCTTCCTGGTTCTGGGTGTTCTCCTGACATTGCCAAAAGCATGATAGATGGTGGGATTGTGCATTGCCTCTCGGGCATTCTTCAGGTAAATGACTTGGACCACCCTGATGCACCGAAAGTTGTGAATCTCATACTCAAATCTCTGGAAAGCTTGACAAGGGCTGCAAATGCTAGTGAACAAATCTCCAGGGCTGATACACTGAGTAGGAAAAAGGTAAATGGTCCAAATGGAAGGTCCGATTCACAGGGTGTTGGAGCTACAGCTTCTCAACAATTACAATCTTCTGCTGAAAATAGAAGTTCTGAACAAGGGCTTAGTGGGAATGCTAGTTCTGAAGCTGTGCTCCCAGATAATTCTCGGGATAATGGTGATCAAAATGCAAACCCAAACCAGTCGGAGGAACAAGAGATGAGGATTGAGGATCCAACTACGGACACACCTTTGGATCTTGGGGATGATTATATGCGTGAGGATATGGAGGAAAGTGGTGCATTACCCAATGGAGAGCAAATTGAGATGTCTTTTCATGTAGAAAATAGAGGAGATGATGATATGAATGAAGAAGATGACATGGGTGATGATGGTGAGGATGATGATGACGGAGAGGATGAGGATGAAGATATAGCAGAAGATGGCACTGGTTTGATGTCCTTGGCTGATACAGATGTGGAGGACCATGATGATACTGGCTTGGGTGATGACTATAATGATATGGTTGATGATGAGGATGATGATTTCCATGAAAACCGTGTAATTGAGGTTAGGTGGAGGGAAGCCCTTGATGGATTAGATCATTTGCAGGTCCTTGGACAACCTGGAGCAGGGGGAGGCCTAATTGATGTGTCAGCTGAAGCTTTTGAAGGCGTTAATGTTGATGACTTCTTTGGAATCCGTAGGTCTTTTGGGTTTGAGCGCCGTCGTCAGGCAAATAGAACATCATATGAGCGGTCAGTTACAGAAGGCAATGGTCTTCAACATCCTCTCCTTTCAAGGCCATCAAATTCCGGTGATTTGTTTTCAATGTGGTCATCTGCTGGGAATTCATCCCGGGATGCTGAAGGCCTTTCTGCTG AGTCCTTGCGCGGATCGGGCCGAAGAGGGCCAGGTGATGGCCGCTGGACTGATGATGGCCAACCCCAAGGTGGTGGTCAAGCTGCAGCAATTGCTCAAGCAGTTGAAGAGCAGTTCGTATCGCAATTAAGCAATACTGGTCCTGCTGAAAGTGCTTCTGAACGGCTTTCACAGAACCAAGTATTACCAGAAAGGCAGGAAGGTGATCCAGTTGTGGCCACTGATAATCAACTGGCAATAGAG GAAGTAAACCCAGATATTGTTGCTGAACAAGCTGGTTATCGTCATCAAGCGATTGAAGTTCAGCCAAGTGACATTGGTTTGGATATCATGGAAACTGGGGATGGAAATGCTATTGGAACAGAGCCACTGGAGACACCTGGTTCTGTGGCTCAGGATGTTGTGCCCTTTGATAGGACTTCAAGTGGTGTTGTGCCATCTCAGGCTGAGGATTTTGATAGATCCCCAGGACCAGATAGCCAGTCTAGTTGTCATGCAATATTGGTCGGTGAGCCCGATATGGCTGGTCCAGGCAGTCATGCTTCCTCTGTTCCAGAAAGTGCAGATGTCGATATGAATAATGCTACTGATGTGGAAAGAGATCAGGTGGGTTCAGGATTACCTCCATCTGGGGCCAGTCTAGAGGAACCATCAACTCAGCTGGTGGCTCAAGATGCAGGCCAGACAGATGAAGCTAGTTTGAACGGTGAGGCTTCTAATGCTAATGCCATAGATCCGACATTCTTGGAAGCACTTCCAGAAGATCTTCGTGCAGAGGTTCTTGCTTCTCAGCAAGCTCAGTCTGCTCCAGCACCTACATACGCACCTCCAAGAGTTGAAGACATTGATCCAGAGTTTTTAGCTGCGCTTCCTCCGGATATTCAAGCTGAAGTTCTTGCACAACAACGGGCACAAAGGATTGCACAGCAATCAGAAGGACAACCAGTTGACATGGACAATGCTTCAATTATTGCCACTTTTCCAGCTGATCTGCGTGAAGAG GTGCTTTTGACATCTTCAGAGGCTTTATTATCTGCATTGCCATCTCCGTTACTTGCTGAAGCACAAATGCTTAGAGACAGAGCAATGAGCCACTACCATGCTCGCAGCTTGTTTGGAAGTAGCCAGAGATTGAACACTAGGGGAAACAGGTTTGGTTTTGATAGGCAAACAGTTATGGACAGGGGTGTCGGAGTAAATATTGGAAGGAGGGCATCTTCAGTATCTGAGAACTTGAAGTTGAATGAACTTGAGGGAGAACCACTTTTGGATGCTAATGGCTTGAAAGCATTAATTCGTCTATTACGGCTGGCACAG CCTCTTGGGAAGGGTCTACTGCAGAGACTTTTATTGAACTTGTGCTCACACAATGACACAAGAGCAATACTTGTTCGACTTCTTCTTGACATGATAAAGCCTGAGACAGTGAGCATCATGGGTGCAGTGACTTCAATGAATACACAGAGGCTCTATGGTTGTCAGTCTGATGTTGTTTATGGTCGATCTCAATTATGTGATG GTGTTCCTCCACTTGTGTTGCGAAGGGTACTTGAGATTCTAACATATCTGGCTACGAATCATTCTGGTGTGGCCAGTCTTCTTTTCCACTTTGAGAGCTCAACTATTCCTGATTTTGCACACACGAACCAGTCAGAGGGGAAGAATGCAAAAGGCAAGGAAAAAATCACCGCTGGAGAGCATCATGTCTACGTTTCTGAAAGCTCAGAGAACAAGGATGTCCCTTTGATATTACTTCTGAGACTCTTAAGTGAACCACTGTTCTTACGCAGTATTGCGCACCTTGAGCAG GTCATGGGTCTACTCCAAGTGGTGGTGTATGCTGCTGCATCCAAAGtagatattcaaattaatacTGAAGAAACTGCACCTCCAGCTGAAAACCCTCCTGGAAATGAAACCACCACTGAAACTCGCACAGACTCTCATGTATCACTAGTGGAATCTAGTCAACTTGACCAAAGCGCCAGTGCTTCCAAATCAGATGGCCAGAGAAGTATTAGGACTTATGATATTTTCCTACTGTTGCCTCATTCAGATCTGCAAAATCTCTGTGCTCTTCTTGGGCATGAAGG GCTTTCAGACAAAGTTTACACACTCGCTGGTGATGTGCTGAGGAAATTGGCCTCTGTAGCTGCTGCTCATCGCAAATTTTTTGTTGTGGAGCTCTCGGAGTTAGCTCATAGATTGAGCAGCTCGGCTGCAAATGAACTTATTACACTTAGAGACACGCACATGCTGGGTTTGAGTGCTGGGTCCATGGCTGGGGCTGCTGTTCTTCGGGTTCTTCAGATTCTCAGCTCGCTCACTTCTGTTGGTGATGACAGTGACAGTGACAAGGCCAAAGAGAGGAATGCCAGTGATAAGGAAAGGGTGAATGATGAAGAACAGGAAGAACATGCTACAATGTGGAAGTTAAATGTGGCTTTGGAGCCACTATGGGAAGAACTAAGTGAGTCCATTAGttcaatggaatcggagttaaATCAGAGCCCCCAGTCTTCAGTTGCCTCAAACATTAGCATGGGTGACCATATACAGGGTTCTTCTTCAGCGTCTCCTCCTCTTCCGCCTGGAACTCAGAGACTCCTACCTTTCGTTGAGGGGTTTTTTGTTCTATGTGAAAAATTGCAGGCAAACAGTTCAATATTGCAGCAAGATCAATCCAATGTGACTGCAAGAGAAGTGAAAGAGTCTGGTGGGAGTTCAGTTCCGTCATCTATTAAAAGTGTGGATGCTTACAGGATATTTGATGGATCTGTCACATTTGTGAGGTTTGCTGAGAAGCACCGACGCCTTCTTAATGCTTTTGTGAGGCAGAATCCTGGTTTATTGGAAAAATCACTCTCAATGCTGCTCAAAGCTCCCAGGTTGATTGATTTTGACAACAAGAGAGCTTATTTTCGATCCAGGATCCGGCAGCAGCATGACCAACACCTCTCAGGACCTCTGCGTATTAGTGTTAGACGGGCATACATTTTAGAGGATTCGTATAATCAACTTCGAATGCGACCAAATCAAGATCTTAAGGGAAGGTTGAATGTTCATTTTCAAGGTGAAGAGGGTATTGATGCCGGTGGCTTGACTAGGGAATGGTATCAGTTATTATCAAGGGTCATCTTTGACAAAGGAGCTCTACTGTTCACTACAGTTGGAAATAATTCGACTTTTCAGCCAAATCCTAATTCTGTATATCAAACTGAACATCTCTCTTATTTCAGATTTATTGGCCGCGTG GTAGCCAAGGCACTCTTTGATGGACAATTGCTTGATGTATATTTTACTCGGTCCTTCTACAAGCATATCCTCGGCGTGAAGGTGACATATCATGATATTGAGGCTGTTGATCCtgattattataaaaatttgaaatggATGCTGGAG AATGATGTTAGTGACATACCTGATCTGACCTTTAGCATGGATGCAGATGAAGAAAAGCACATCCTGTATGAGAAAACAGAG GTTACCGATTATGAGCTCAAACCGGGGGGAAGGAATACCAGAGTGACAGAGGAGacgaagcatgaatatgtagaCCTCGTTGCTGATCATATCTTGACCAATGCCATCCGCCCCCAAATAAGTTCGTTCCTTGATGGTTTCAATGAATTAGTACCACGAGAGCTTATATCAATTTTCAATGATAAGGAGCTTGAATTATTAATTAGTGGTCTGCCAGAGATTGATT TGGCTGATCTGAAAGCGAATACGGAGTATACTGGTTACACATCAGCATCTAATGTTGTTCAGTGGTTCTGGGAGGTTGTTGAGGCATTCAACAAGGAAGATATGGCGAGATTACTCCAATTTGTAACAGGCACTTCGAAG GTTCCTTTGGAAGGGTTTAAGGCACTGCAAGGCATATCAGGTCCGCAGAAGTTTCAGATTCACAAAGCATATGGAGCTCCTGAGAGACTTCCATCTGCTCATACCTG CTTCAACCAACTGGACCTTCCGGAGTATTCCTCAAAGGAACAGCTTCAAGAACGTTTATTGCTGGCAATCCACGAGGCTAGCGAAGGATTTGGGTTTGGTTAA